The following proteins come from a genomic window of Pieris napi chromosome 15, ilPieNapi1.2, whole genome shotgun sequence:
- the LOC125056768 gene encoding allatostatin-A, with protein sequence MLYSSLILILVIGAVTCSPERVQNENDQNHEHDAHEEGHVAQLEKRSPHYDFGLGKRAYSYVSEYKRLPVYNFGLGKRSRPYSFGLGKRSVDEDTDEDFTNDIDQATQPEVFEYDEAPEYEVKRARPYSFGLGKRFVEDEEEEKRARMYDFGLGKRPHLYSFGLGKRARSYNFGLGKRLSSKFNFGLGKRQRDMHRFGFGLGKRSENSEDSEYFDV encoded by the exons atGCTGTACTCATCCCTTATCCTCATCCTCGTGATCGGTGCGGTGACATGCTCGCCTGAGCGCGTCCAGAATGAAAACGACCAGAACCATGAGCACGACGCACATGAGGAAGGCCATGTTGCCCAATTGGAGAAGAGATCGCCTCACTATGACTTTGGATTGGGCAAACGGGCGTACAGTTATGTGTCGGAATATAAAAGGCTACCTGTGTACAACTTTGGCTTGGGCAAAAG GTCGCGACCATACTCCTTCGGACTTGGAAAGAGATCCGTAGACGAAGACACTGATGAGGATTTCACTAACGATATTGACCAGGCAACACAACCAGAAGTCTTTGAATATGATGAAGCACCAG AGTATGAAGTAAAAAGAGCTCGGCCCTACAGTTTCGGTCTCGGCAAACGTTTCGTAGAAGATGAAGAAGAGGAAAAGAGAGCCAGAATGTACGACTTCGGTCTAGGCAAGCGGCCGCATTTATACAGCTTTGGCCTCGGCAAACGGGCTAGGAGCTACAACTTCGGCCTTGGTAAGCGTTTGAGCAGCAAATTTAACTTTGGGCTTGGCAAACGTCAGAGGGACATGCACAGATTTGGATTTGGACTCGGCAAGCGATCAGAGAACTCTGAGGACAGCGAATACTTTGacgtttaa